One genomic segment of Fundulus heteroclitus isolate FHET01 chromosome 10, MU-UCD_Fhet_4.1, whole genome shotgun sequence includes these proteins:
- the tob1b gene encoding protein Tob1, with translation MQLEIQVALNFIISYLYNKLPRRRVNIFGEELERQLKKKYEGHWYPDKPYKGSGFRCIHVGEKVDPVVEQAAKESGLDIEDVRNNLPQDLSVWIDPFEVSYQIGEKGPVKVLYVDDNNENGSELDKEIKNSFNPEAQVFMPISDPVGASSESSSPSPPFGQSAAVSPSFMPRSTQPLTFTTATFAATKFGSTKMKSSGRSNNSTSGSSTKVARTSPTNNLGLNVNTLLKQKAMSTSMHSLYGLGLGQQQQQKASALSPNAKEFVFPSLQGQSSPGAAFPGEGSLGLGPLQYNNAFDMFAAYGSLNDKSLMDGLNFSLSNMQYSNQQFQPVMAN, from the coding sequence ATGCAGCTTGAAATTCAAGTAGCACTCAATTTTATCATTTCCTATTTATACAACAAACTCCCAAGACGGCGCGTGAATATTTTTGGGGAGGAGCTCGagaggcagctgaagaaaaaatACGAAGGCCACTGGTATCCGGATAAGCCATACAAAGGTTCGGGCTTCAGATGCATCCACGTAGGGGAGAAGGTGGATCCTGTGGTGGAGCAGGCGGCCAAAGAGAGCGGGCTGGACATCGAAGATGTCCGGAACAACCTCCCTCAGGACCTTAGCGTGTGGATTGACCCGTTTGAGGTGTCTTACCAGATTGGGGAGAAGGGACCCGTCAAGGTGCTGTACGTGGACGATAACAACGAAAACGGGTCAGAGCTGGACAAGGAGATCAAGAACAGCTTTAACCCAGAGGCGCAGGTCTTCATGCCAATCAGCGACCCCGTCGGGGCTTCCTCAGAGTCCAGCTCCCCCTCTCCTCCCTTCGGGCAGTCTGCTGCCGTGAGCCCGTCCTTCATGCCGCGCTCCACCCAGCCCTTAACCTTCACCACTGCCACCTTCGCCGCCACGAAGTTCGGCTCGACTAAAATGAAGAGCAGCGGCCGCAGCAACAACAGCACCAGCGGCAGCAGCACCAAGGTGGCTCGCACCTCCCCCACCAATAACCTGGGTCTGAATGTCAACACCCTACTGAAGCAGAAAGCCATGTCCACCTCCATGCACTCGCTGTACGGGCTGGGCCTgggtcagcagcagcagcagaaggcctctgctctgtctcccaACGCCAAGGAGTTTGTGTTCCCCAGCCTGCAGGGCCAGTCCAGCCCCGGGGCCGCGTTCCCCGGGGAGGGCTCCCTGGGGCTCGGGCCCCTGCAGTACAACAATGCCTTTGACATGTTCGCCGCCTATGGAAGCCTCAACGACAAGTCGCTCATGGATGGGCTCAACTTCAGTCTGAGCAACATGCAGTATTCTAACCAGCAATTCCAGCCTGTCATGGCAAACTAA